Within Chiroxiphia lanceolata isolate bChiLan1 chromosome 24, bChiLan1.pri, whole genome shotgun sequence, the genomic segment ATTATATGGTAGCATGGGGCAACATGTCTGAGCACAGAGCTCCTCTCAGTCATAACTGGTTTTTTCCGTGTTGTCCACATGCCTGCAACAGACATGATTTAAATGAAACGGTCTTGTCTCGAGGgtgatattttatttgatttaaagtATACAACAGCAAGTTTCTATGTCACAAATTCTATAAGAAATGCAAACACTAAAAGAATAAAGGCAAAAGTCTCACAGGCCATATGAAATAGACAGTTTAGTTCCAGACCAAGGTCATATTACCAAATATGTCTGTTGCTACATTAGACTACTAAGTGCCTTAGCAAACTAATCAGTATATCCTGCAGGAAACTTCCCTAACAACTGTTATAACCAGTCAAACTATGCTTTGTCAACATTTAGAGAAATCCCCACAGAGCACGCACCAGTACAATTTAGCTGTGGTAGAGAGCTTCTAATGTAGACATCCAGGTCAGCAGAGTACACCCACATGAGTGCCACCCAAATCTCCCAAGGGCAGATCTAGCCAGCGTTCCTTGGCAGAAGGACTTGCTTTACCATTCTGCATATTTCACTCAAAGTTCTGTTAGATTAACACTTACTGATATAAAGATATTAAGTAGGTTTTCCAGGGTTGGCAGTTGCGGAATGAGCTTCTGTACCACTTTACTGAAGGCTTCAAATATTGAATGGTCATAGATACTGGTCAAATAAAAGCTGAGATGAGGAGGGAGGgtagtggaagaaaaaaaaagaaaaagaagattcaAGAATATTTCAGAATTGCAATAGAAAGGTTAAAGCTATGTTTTCTAACATTCAGGCCTGATGCCTTGGCTGGGATGCCTTTATCACAAATATGTCTGACCAATGCACAAAGAACCTAATTTCTAAGCGGCTGAAGTAGCCATGAAACAGATTTCCCCCATCCCTTAGAGACGGGAGACCAAGGATAAAAATTTGAATATTCTTTCACAACACACTTTGCCTACAGAGTGCTTATTACGAAGGTACAAAAAATGCTCAATTTGATTTCTTCAAGTCCTGTTCCTGGTCTTCCACTTTGCTCACACTAACATCAAGATACTGGCTCCATAAGAATCAAAATAGCAGTAAATCCAGAGAAAAGACAGCTTGTTTTAAAGGTGTCTGTAGAAGATACCTTATAAGTGAGCCAAATATCAAGTAACAGACTAAGCTTTTAAACCAATCATGCTGAAAAGTCAGTGCTACCCAGGACTAAAAGGCAGAGaccttcccccctcctttccctgcccctccaGGACACATGTACAAATTTGGCCTGTTAGGCTGAACGAGAAGGACCTTGAATTATCATCGAGTTTATGAATAATCTGTTCATTGAAATTCGATAGAGTAGCCTGCCTTATTTTAGTCAGCCTAACAGCTGAAGCTTGTCCATAAATTCAGcggtgtatttttttaacaagagtTTGTTAAATAATAAGAAAGTAACCAGACCTTGCTCCGGTCAGTCCAGTATCGCATCTAAAAGCCATTAATCTGTATGCATATCAGCAACAGGAGAATCACATATGTCAGAGTCTTTCACTCACCTAAGGTGAAGTTTTTCGAGCCCAGCATCCGTAAGATCATCATTAGCCCTCTGATGAATATCCCTCTGAGTTTCTATTTTATGGTCATCTGATAAACCATCAACTTTATGAATAAAAACTTCAAAGTTCATTTCCGGGTTGACCTTGTAGGCTTTTGAAACTGTAATGTGCAGTCTTGTTAAAGCTTCCATGTAGTCATCCTGTAAATCAGTTTGGGCAGGAATGAACGATAAAGCTTTCTCTCTGGTAACTATTCCATTCTGCACaaggacaaaatatttcagtgcaagAACTTCAATTCTGTAACTAAATAGAAgtctgggaggagagagagaatacCCTGAAGTGTGAGAAATCCAAGCAGCTTAGATTCTGTCATGTCAATTAAGTTTCATTAGCTACACAAAACTAGACTTCAGAGAAAAGGTGGGTTACATTTCAGCTCCAGCAATAGGCAAGCAGCGATCTCCAAGATGGTCCTAATAGCCAGGTAATCTCCCATGGTGCAATTTCTAGGCTTATTAAAAACTGCCAGATACCCCATAGTATCAGTACTAGAAACTGAGGTCAGAAGTGTGCTATTATTAAATGAACTCCAGAGTAGAAGGAAGGGATAATTCCATCCACCTAGCACAGCAGGTTCTTGCTATTATTGCAGATAAGTTCAGAGTACCAgcccctttcccctctctccaccaGTAGCACATGTTCCAGTcacttcacaaaaataaaaccacacacCAAAAGTCAGATTGCCAATGCATCCCTTCATACGTAGCAGATGTTTTAGAACTTATCTAAAAATATGAATTACTAGCTTCTCATTCAACTCCTCTCacacaaaaagtaaaaataaaacttccttgTGATTCTTAGTGATTTGTATTTACCTGGGCATCGATAACATATATTAGAGCACCTGTTCCTCTGAAGATCATCTCATAATCAAATGTTGGATCAAAAAAGTCCATCTGTCCAGGAAAATCCCATATTTGGAAATTCACAAACGAACTGTTGGAAATATCATCTTTGTAGATTTTGTTGGTACTTTCCAAGAACAGTGTCTCGTTGGGAGACATTTTGTGAAACACCACCTGTTAAAAGAACACAAATAATAGTCTAGACTTTACCTTATTAGAAGAAATGGGTGAAAGTTTTGTGACTTGAATCTTACAAATAGGTTTATCCCTTCTAAAGCATACAGCTTCCTTTTGGTAAATAGACAGCTTCCTGCATCAGCTAAGGAAATTACCTACCCCTGACCCAAACTAAGCAACTGAGTACAGTTAAACATTTTCACAAGTCCAATGGTGAAAGACACAGACATCCCAGTTACTCTTTCTTCCTTGCAAGTCTAACACAGTATGTTCCAATTCTGTTATATTCTTATCTGGTATGAAGCAAATGTGTTAATTAAGCAACTGCAAGCTTTTAAGAACCTTTCCTTTCTAATCTTAGAAATTCCTAAAGGAAGCTTCACTTTTAGTCTGGTGTCAAGTGTTACAACACAACATAATCAGATGGTTCCTAAACTACAATAGAAGTGTACAAAAATATCATCTCGGTTTTAGAGACCTGAATAGCTAGGTAGTGTGCCATCTATTAACAACTGAGTTAAGTTTGCTGACCCTCTCCTTTTAattagagaatcacagaatgggtaaggttggaagggaacacagtggggtcatctggtccaacctcccttttcaagcagggtcatcccagagcacattgcacaggattgcgTCCAGACGGTTCTTGAGTAACTCCAGTgagggagattccacaacctcactgggcagcctgttccagagctcagtcacctgcacagaaaagaagttcttcctcatggcCAGGTGGAACTTCTGTGAAACTTCCCTAAAGAAACTAGGAAAGATTTCACACTACTTGGTAAACACTTTAGCTGCAGGGTGAAAAACATACTCATTGCTAGAACTCAAAAAGCCCCACTGGGATTTTAGCCCTTCCCTGTACAAACAGAACTAGCATGTAACTCCACAGCAAAGCAGCCTGTAGCAAAAGCGGTCAGTGCCAACAGTGAACACTGTGCTAAAGCAACTCAACTATGTAATATGAAAGTTATTCCAAACATAATGTGGTCAAATACTAGGACTCCAAAAGAAAGATATTTCCTATACAGCACTTGGTAATTCTGGTTTTATCAGATGTTTCATACAGTTACAGAAGTCATCCATTAGAGACCTGGTGCAACAAACTgtcaaaaaaacctgaaagacaAAGAACTCTACACCCAGTATAGTTAATGGACTGTTTAGTGAGGTTCAAAGTAACATGTCACCTagatttttaaggaaaggtTTAGGAGGCCATGATCTTAATGGGGTTTTAAACAGCAGAACATTTGTATGGAAAAGTAAGAACAGTTCTAGATACACAGTGGCTGTACTGCATTCTTAAGGGTTTGCAGCATAGTTTTAAAGCCTTCTGaaatcaaaatttcttttggaaCTCAGCATCTCCCACAGAAGTGGGACAGAATTAGtaaattcagtttaaagctGATAAGTCTCTGGGAAGCAATGCCATCATTTccatttccccttcttcccaAAGCAGCACATTTCATCAGATTGGTGTCCCCCATTTGAACTCTCTCCAAGTTCCTATTACAGAGGGACAGTACAGTAAGTCCAGTTATGCAAGTCTGcacaaaagtttgttttatgAACCAAAGCAATCATCACACTCCCAAAATCTATTACCCTCAATTTGCTACTGAGTATTCAGAGGTTATACCAGTACGGAAAATCCAATTgtccaaaggaaaaagaaaaagttcctCCACAGGaccataattttttcttttgcaagagGTGTCCTATTAATATTGCTCTCAGTGGAAGGCTGGAATGGTTTAATAATTCgtgttttccacagaaatttcTAGACAATCACAAAGCCAATACTTTCCATGATACAGTGTTTATCTTGCATATCCCTGTTCTCTGGCAAGGTGATCAACAACTAGTTCCCAGACAGAAGGGTTGGGTCTGGTCATGGACATTTTTGAACTAGACAGATCCAAGACCAGGAACACTGTTGATGAGAAATTTCTTGATATTACAAGAATGTCTCAAATTATTGCCACAGTTAGTTTGCTCAGGCAGCATCACAATGAACTCCTAGGTATCAGAATCACAGCTTCTATCTAATTCCTAAGCCAGATTGGTAACCAGTGGGCAAAAGATAAATCCTATGTCTTCTTATTGCATACTCAGCATCACACTATTCCTTACCTTTGAATAGGTCCTCAGAGAACTGAGGACTATCAACATTGGCCATAAAAAAGTCCAAAAGCTACATCTATAAAGAGACCTGTAAAGTCTTAAAATCTATCTGCAATTTGGAGTTGCTGCTTCCCTCTAgcttttggggggtttttcAACAGTGGATAATACGATAAGATCTCTAATGAGAGTCTACAACCAGCGATGTTCACATGACTAAAAGACTTAGAAAAAGACTTTTAGTGAAATCACTGCATTTGCACATACAGTGGGATCATTCGACCTAAACAATGGGGAATAACTGACAAGACTAAAAAGCAATGACAGCCTGGTCTGCCactgtatttcagaatttttcactAACAGATCCAGTCTGAAGTCAGTTTAGAACTCATCGGCTTACTGCAGTATATGGATTACCAAGCAGTCTGCATAAGATGGCAAAAAGAAGCAGATTTCATCCCTGCTATACTGCAATGTCCAAAAAAAGGATTCCTTCCACAAAACCTTTACAGAAATCTCTATAGGTTTTCACACTTGCATTTGAAGCAAGTTTGAGGCCCCTAAGCCTCGAGCTTGAGAACCACGCATTTCACTAGTAACATCTTCCCATAAAAATACCACTGAAAACTTCACAGTTGGGACCACGAACATAAAATTTGCACTGAGGAACAAGGATCATTCTTAGCGCTACACTTCTACTGAGCTACGTGGCAAATGAAAATAGCCagttttctcttatttttattaagaaacaCTATGACTTCACAAAGCTACCAACAAACCTAAGGCACTGAAACTCCTCCTAAGGCATTTCCTCCTTGACTCTCGTTTGCTCGGCCTAGCCTAGTAAAGAGAACCAGAGGCTGTCCTGCTCATACAAAAGCAGAAGTCTCTTTCAAAGCATCAAAAGGCATAACAAAGCTCAAGTCTTCCAAGTGGAAGCACGCTAAACACTGCACACCTGTACCGCTCACGGTGCTTTCACAGCTGTAAGAAAACACCTCACGATAAACGTCACACTAGCATCTTcacttttttacttttgaagCGTTAAAAGTGAAGAAATGCAAAGGCTACAACTTATGCTACACAACCTTCCTCTCTAGCGCAGACGATCAGAGTCCGTTCTGGAAAGTAAACGTCTTTAGGCAGGAGGCTCCCGTCGTTTCAACTTCGCCACATGGGCCCACAATAAAAACTAGGAACGGCCcgaacagcagcacagcaaatgAGAGATACAACTCGGCGCCGGGCGGGGAGGCGGGGAGCCGCCGGCGGCCCCTCACCTTCTGGATGGAGGATTTCCCGCTGCGCCGCAGCCCCATAAGCAGGATCCGCGGCTTGGAGtccgccccgcccgcgccgccgccgggtccgcccgcgccgccgccgggcccgCCGGGCCCTGGGCCTCCCTCCAGctccgcctcctcctcctcctctccgtAGCCGAAGTCCTTGGGGAACGAGTCCGCGGCGCCGAAGCTGCCCCCCACCAACGTCGGTTCCTCAGCCGCGCCCggcgcgcccgccccgccgaACTGCAGCGCCATGTCCGCCCCGAGCCCGCTAGCGCCCGGCCCGGAGCTTCCTCCCGTTCGCCCGGCCCAGCCCGACACGGCCCAGCCCGGCACGGATTGGCCGCTGTCAAAGCCCCGCGCCACCGATTGGCCCGGGAGAGGCGGCGAGGTGGGACGGCCCCGGTCAGACGACCCGGGTCACCTGACGGCGCTGCCGCACGTGAGCAGGAGAGGCGGGGCGAAGGCACCGGGCGAGCACGGCCCGGGcagagcggggcgggggggaggcaCCAGGCAGGAGGGACTCGCCGCAGTCTCGGGGGAGCCACACGAGGcaccccccctgccctgtccctgctgtggagacaggctgCAGGTTCTGCTTCTCTTAAGGCGCAAA encodes:
- the RRAGC gene encoding ras-related GTP-binding protein C, with the translated sequence MALQFGGAGAPGAAEEPTLVGGSFGAADSFPKDFGYGEEEEEAELEGGPGPGGPGGGAGGPGGGAGGADSKPRILLMGLRRSGKSSIQKVVFHKMSPNETLFLESTNKIYKDDISNSSFVNFQIWDFPGQMDFFDPTFDYEMIFRGTGALIYVIDAQDDYMEALTRLHITVSKAYKVNPEMNFEVFIHKVDGLSDDHKIETQRDIHQRANDDLTDAGLEKLHLSFYLTSIYDHSIFEAFSKVVQKLIPQLPTLENLLNIFISNSGIEKAFLFDVVSKIYIATDSSPVDMQSYELCCDMIDVVIDVSCIYGLKEDGTGSAYDKESMAIIKLNNTTVLYLKEVTKFLALVCILREESFERKGLIDYNFHCFRKAIHEVFEVGVASHRICNHQSSTSNMKAVTHNGTPRNAV